Within the Acidobacteriota bacterium genome, the region GGATCCGGATGTTGATGCCGCGCTCAAGGGCCGCCGTCTCCCGGTCGTCGTCACGTGCCGGTGGACCGCCGAAGGTGGCCACTTCACAGGGACTGAACAGGAGCGGCGCGCGCTGCTCCTGCGGGCGCTCGGTGCGGGTGCCGAGTTCGTCGACATCGAGTGGCGGGCAGGACTTGATGATGTGATCCGGTCGCGCCACGGACGCAACGTCGTGCTGTCGTACCACGACTTCGGGGGCGTGCCCGCCGATCTGTCCTCGCGGGTGGACGCGATGCTGGCCACCGGCGCCGAGGTCGTGAAAGTGGCCGTCATGGCATCGCGGCTGAGCGACTGCCTGCCATTGCTGCAACTGGGTCGGAAGCATCGAGGCCGGCGCATCGTACTTCTGGCGATGGGCGAGGCCGGTCTTGTGACGCGCGTGTTCGCGGCGCGGTTTGGATCGTGCTGGACCTACGCCGGCGAAGGCGTGGCGCCTGGCCAGATGAGCACAGCGCAGCTCATCGGCGAGCTGGCGTTCCGACGGATCGGTGCAGACACTCGCGTGTATGGACTGTTCGGTCGCGGGATCTCGCATTCGCCATCGCCCGCGATGCACAACGCCGGATTCGCCGAAGTAGGCGTCGATGCCGCCTACGTGCCGTTGCCGGCCGCAGATGCTGATGATGCGATGACGTTTGCTCGCGGATTCGATCTGGCTGGCGCCAGCGTGACGATACCATTCAAGGTCGACCTCTTCGGTTGTCTCGATGATGTCGATCCCGGAGCGAAAGCCCTCGGCGCCATCAACACCCTTGCGCACGCCAACGGCCGGTGGTCGGGCACCAACACCGATGGACAGGGATTTGTTGCAGGCCTGCGCATTGATGTGCCACGCGGAACCCGGGTTGCGATCCTGGGGACAGGCGGCGCCGCGCGCGCGGTGGCAACGGCCCTCCGGGACGCCGGCGCGAATGTGACGGTGTTCGGGCGCTCGGCCGATACAGCCAGGGATGTGGCGACCGCTCTCGGCGTGTCGGGCGCGGCGCGTCCGGTGCCGCTGTCGAGCTGGGACCTGCTCGTCAACGCGACGCCGGTCGGGACGTATCCCGACGTGGAGCGGACCTCGTTTCCCGAAGGTGTGTTCGATGGCGGAACCGTCTACGACCTGGTCTATCACCCAGAGAAGACGCGACTCCTTCGCGACGCCGAACTGGCAGGATGCCGGACGATCGGCGGCCTCACCATGTTGATTGAACAAGCCCGGCTCCAGCAGGCGTGGTGGACGGGCCGTACGCCGAGTGTCGCCGCGCTCCATGCCGCCGCGGTCCGGACGCTCGCAACCCGAACGGAACAGTCATGAACCTCACGACCTTTGAGCAGTTTGTCGAATGGGCCAAGCAGGGAACGTTTG harbors:
- the aroE gene encoding shikimate dehydrogenase — its product is MAEGPGICATVTARTMADLIRVRDGVAGADLVEMRLDTVPDPDVDAALKGRRLPVVVTCRWTAEGGHFTGTEQERRALLLRALGAGAEFVDIEWRAGLDDVIRSRHGRNVVLSYHDFGGVPADLSSRVDAMLATGAEVVKVAVMASRLSDCLPLLQLGRKHRGRRIVLLAMGEAGLVTRVFAARFGSCWTYAGEGVAPGQMSTAQLIGELAFRRIGADTRVYGLFGRGISHSPSPAMHNAGFAEVGVDAAYVPLPAADADDAMTFARGFDLAGASVTIPFKVDLFGCLDDVDPGAKALGAINTLAHANGRWSGTNTDGQGFVAGLRIDVPRGTRVAILGTGGAARAVATALRDAGANVTVFGRSADTARDVATALGVSGAARPVPLSSWDLLVNATPVGTYPDVERTSFPEGVFDGGTVYDLVYHPEKTRLLRDAELAGCRTIGGLTMLIEQARLQQAWWTGRTPSVAALHAAAVRTLATRTEQS